The DNA segment GATCTTTCAGTGCGTTGAACAACATGGGCCTGGAGTGAAGCCAGGGATTGATTTATAGCGGCGAGTTGCTCATGGTGGGCCTTAGAGTGTTCCGAAAGTTTGTTGATAGCGGCTTGCATTGTTTGTAGCTGCGCCATGGAAATCACAATGAAAGCACCAGTTGATATAACAATGCAGACAATTCAGCAATTATATTGAATCAAGGGAGTATGTGGTGTAGTGTGAGAAAGTTCAACAATAAGTGAAATAAACCAATTCACAACAGATAAAGAAGGGGGAGTGAAGTAGAGAGAATTTGAGCTTCCTGCAGCAGAGAAAAGGGAGAATTGATCAAAATAGCCAATGACAAGAATAACAAGAGAAGAGTAATTTCAGAAGGGGAGAGTCAGAGCTTATAACATCCATGACATTTTCTTGCctatatatttgttattattcaAGGGGATTTTGTTGCTTCTATTTTGCTAGATGAATTTGTTATACCAGCTGCCCCTTTCTCTATCCTTCTATCAACAGTCCCCTCCGTTAAAATTGACATTGCCCTCAAGGTCGAAGTTGGGATGCATCCGCTTCATGTCTTCATAAACTTTCCAGGTGGCATCCTCCACCGGCAAGGCTTGCCACTTAATCAATACCTCTTCATGCCAGCAGTTATCCCTCTTGACCATATGGTATCCTAAGACCAGTTAAGGCTGCAATTCGAGGCCTTGTCCATCCAGCAACAACAGTGAAGGGATGATGGGTTCTGGGGGTCTGCCGGTACACTTCTTAACTAATGACACATGGAAGACCAGATGaattttagccatttctgggaGTTGTAACTTGTATGCAACTTTCCCGATTTTGGCAATCACTCGAAATAGGCCAAAATAGCGGATGGTAAGTTTTTTATTCCTGTGCATCGCCACTAATTGCTATCGATACGGTTGGAGCTTCACATAAACTAAATCACCGACTTTAAACTCCAATTCGCTGTGCTTCTTACCAGCGTTCAATTTCATATGTGCTTGTGCTCATTGTAAATGGCTCCGTAGGGCCATCAGCACGTGGTCTCGCTTCTGGAGGAGTTCCTGTACAACTGGTGGATCTGTGGCCTCGACATTGTAACGAATAAGAGGAGGGAGATCTCTCCCCTACAAAACCCCTTCCACTTTGAGCTCCATGCTAAAATGGTGAAGGGAGACAAAACCTAACCAAAGCACTATTTATCGTCATCTTTGATCACACATAACTTTTAATCCGAAGATCTGATTGACGAGCATTTTGTAGCCACGCGTTCATCTCACTGAGCTCTTCATTTGTGCCTAGTTTTCCATCCCCTTCATTTGTGCAAATTTGGTTTGGGTATTGGGTGATTTTGATGGTTTTGGTAGTTTAGGTGCAATCTAATATTGGGTAATTGTTAGGTTTTACCAAAATCATCAATAGATAAGGTaagaaaactctaaaccctTGTGCTTTGTCCAATTTTGTGAACCCTAGTGTTAATTGTGGTGAATTATATGGATTAGATTGAATTTGTCTTGGATTGGAGTTGAATTGGTAAATTGGATCATGTTGGAATTGATTTGGAATCTTTAAAGCTTGAAGTTCAGTGTTTTGAGCTTTGGGAAGAATCGACCAAGGTatagttttggtttctcgtagttaatcTATAATGTtgcgtgaaaacttaggttattTGCTTTAGGATAGGCTTGAATGTTTGAATGGTTGGATTTAATGAAATTaatgtatatgtatgtatgtaatgagtatgatgttgaatttgatagtGAAGTGGTTGGAGTTGATGCAATTATTGTAtgaatgtatatatgtgaaGAATATGATGCTAAATTGATAATGAAGTATTGGTATTTTAGGTGACTAAATGCTTGATAAGTAATGGGTTAGTGTTTAGTGAGTCATGATAATGCTTGAAATGGATTTGGTTGAGTTTTGATGTGAATTTGTAGTTGGAAATTGTTGAGTGGTATTGATAAATTTATATGTTGGTATGTTGTGGGGTGATTGGAAAGCATGAGAGCATGATTTAGGAACATTTGAGGCTGAGTTGGTTGTGAAACAAATGGTTTAAAATTGAGAATTTTGGAAAACTAGAGATTTTGTAAACTTTGGTAAAAATTGGTTTTTGACCAATTTCGCCGGATCATAACTTGTTTTTCGGACCCTCAAATTTTGTAGAActtattttgaatgaaaatttggtCCGTGAAATTTATAACGTTTGAAGAACGgacgaaaaataatttttaatgaaaaagttATTCGCATTTGAAGTTTGGATTTAAAAACAGAATTTtgcaaaaaataagaaaatattgtATGTGTGCGTATAGAGTATTTGATTTAAAATGAtcattagaatttttaataaatagagtGGTGTCAGTGGCTCctctttgaaaattatttttcaataaaaatgagcTAAACTTCTCATActaagctctaggagcttgtcttaaaccatataAAACTTTAGCTAGTTTAAAACATAGTTAGGAaaggttttattttcaaattcaggaGGTTAAGCCATATAGACCTCTCTATCTATTATACCATTAAGGAATGCACACTTTACGTCCATTTGGAATAGCTTGAAGCCGCAATGAGTCGCATAGGCTAAGAGCAATATGATGGCTTCCATTCGAGCTACAGGTGCAAatgattcatcaaaatcaatccaTTCCTCCTGATCATAGCCTTGAGCAACTAATCTTGCTTTGTTTCGGACAATGGTTCCATCTTCACCCAATTTATTTCTGAAAATCTATTTTGTACCCGTTACTTTCGTTCCATTTGAATGAGGCACTATAACACCctattaccctaagccttacctctagccgtaaagcaaaggATAACAAAGTACCACGACAGTCTTAAAGCTCATaccatactatatatatatatatagaaggaaataGTAATACTAGAAGCCCGATCAAGGAGTAAAAGCTCAACGTCCCATAAAGCGGAATTACATAACGCAAAacgtttatatatatatgtatatataagtaTAATAGCCAAAAGGATACTAGCCGTAACTCGCggagtttaggccgactagtTATATACAGACATAACAGagtatttgatttaaaaaaacttatacaacttatctctcaaaTTAAGCCTCTAAGGCAATAGAGTTTAATAACAAAAGTGAGAGAACTACAACATAATAACCTAAACACACAGATAACAAAAGATCCTCCTCTCTGTCACCATCTGCAAACTCactgaggtgggttgcgacttgcatttaaaaaataacaacatatggtatgagaaccggaggctctcagtatggtaacagtgcccaatatataaaatgtaaggttccgggatgccaaaggcaatcttAGAACTTCACATCGATACAGATATTCATGcttatcaaaatatataacttaaaccataaactataaactgggttatctaaacttagagGATTTCTAACTAATACCAATCACACCACTGTATCCCACAACCTTCGCCAACCTACCCTCCACGCGATctcatcgccaccgcctaccgAGCCTCCTTAAAACCAGTAGAAAATACAAGTAATGCAAACAAGTAAAGTACATATAGGGCATGTAGAACAATTAACAAGTAGGCAGACAGgtagaagatgcatatgatgaatgcctatcctattggctcgtgatatcacttgtcggtccaTAAATATCAACCTGACACATCCTTTCAGACGTAACAATTACACTAACCTGCATGTAAAACTATCAACTTCTTTTAGTGTTGGGTTTATGTGAACTTTGGAGATATCAAAATTGCTCTGAATCGAAGTCTTACCATTCCACCTCATTGCTTTGAAATATTGAAGGACTACAATAAGTGGCTCAGCTCTCCCATCATCAAGATGTGGAAGAATGTGGTCCACCAACTAACCATACAATATGCAACTCATTTTGTTATTCCTGAGAATAAAATAGCAAATGAAAGAAGTCTGTTAGTCATGTTGTGAGAAAATCAATATCAAATCAATACATTCATGGTCGTACAATACATACTCAAGATCTTCCGAAATAACGACCATACGCTTAGTCATTAAACCCTTGCTAGTGATCAAGTCTCACAGGCCTtccttaccaaccaccttaccAATCAGAtctataaaacaaaaaaatgttagAACTCAAGTACACAAATACACTCATCATGAAAATAGCACCAAACAAAAATACACTCACTAACATCTCAAAATGTTCAAGTCTGTCTACTTTTAGAAGATCAATAAAAGACCTCAACCTAAATTCTTCTAGAGGAAAGCTTGGGTTATCCACATGATTAACTGTTGTTCTATGAGAGAATGTTAGTACCATCCTACTAACACCATTCTTCGAGATGGTCTTATTGTCAAATACTATGAAGTTTGTCATTGTGTACATCTCAAACTCTATGATGTTACCACTCTATTTCTTGGCTAGAGCCCTCGAAATAGTGGCATAGATCCTACCACCCTATTTTAaacaatacaaaaataaatcgGCATCAATATGCGGCTAAGCATTCTTGAAACATAATATAATAAACCGGTAACAAACATGTTGTctagataaataataattagattTGTTGTTACCTTACAATCTTGAAGAATTATTTCAATTGAACCAATCTCATTCTCATTATATTTACTTGGAACTTCTTGTATCCTaacaatataaattttgaaattccaTCCAGTTTCTGGCGTTTACATCAGTTAAAAAAATCAAGGCTTTCTGTCATGATGTTTCAAGTTGCACAGGATAAAAGATTCAAGGCTTATGAAGGAAAATGTTCGTTAGAGAATAACAAAATCTTTCAATGGCGGAACTACCTTTTAAACAAACACACTACAACCATTTATCATGTTTTTAAAGTATAGATGTAGGTGTGTTGAATTTACCTTTTTATCGTACttttttaattgtatataaGCAGCTGTAATTtgatatatactttttttttcattttgccCGTTGTCAATGACTCTAGCTATACACTTGTCAAGCAAATAAACATGCATTAGTTGTCTTTTATAAATTAACAGATGTTTTTATCAACAATTGCCTAAAATCGTCGCTAAAATCTTTCACCACaattataaaactattttattatagtggataatatttaaaaattgctttctaaaacacaaatataaaaacAGTAAGGAATTGAGGATACAAACTTATTTGATAGTTGAGATGGTACATTACAGACAATTAGTTTTTGTCccaaaccaaaaattaaaaaaaaaaagtctttgTCCACGCAATAAAATTGTAGACTATTTAAATGAAGTTGTCAATCTATCTTTATGTGAAAACGataattaaaaatcattaaataattgacaaaattaattaaactaattaacaTAATACATGTTACTATCTTTTTTTGGGTGTGAATAGCACCATAAATTGTCTTGTATAAGGTTAAGTTCGTTTGGTAAAATCTCTACGGAATAGTAATGGAATTTACACACACTCTATTAACTAGTTTCTTTGCTCCCAATAATATGATGAAGAATCAATGTGCATAGGATAGAGGTCAGACGAAGATGAAGCAATCCATTGTTCTTCAACAACATTATGTGACACATTATTGTTGgcctcatttattttattttcttccttttgaTAGTAATATTGTCGCATTGCCTCTAACTTCATCTCATCCATTAATTCACTTTGATCTGAAACGAATTCTGGAACAATGATTTTGCCTTCAAGCATGCTTAGAACTGAAGACATGGAAGGCCTAAGATTTGCAGTTGCATTGGTGCATAACAGAGCTACTTGGATCATCACCATTACTTCCTCTTCATTAAAATCTGAACCTAACCTTCGATCAACTAGCTCCATGAGCATGCCTTTCTCTTTCAACAAATGTGCCTGTCACAAGAACAataatcattaaaattttatctttttatatatataaattatttcatgtataattatttttgaataaatatcttttttggTCTCTGTCCTTTTTGAAAATTGACAAGCCGCCCCTCAACGTTTATAAAATGATAAATCGATCCCTATCTATTTCTTCTATTAGACACATCAACCTTTTTATTTGACAAATCGACCATTTTCTATTTCTTCCGTTAGACACATCGACCCCAATAGACAAGGGTTGATATGTTTAACGAAAGAAATAGACAAGGGTCgatttgtcattttttaaaGGTTAGGGAACGGCttgtcaatttttaaaaaagacaaaGACCAGAAAAGATATTTACCCTTATTTTTTCGTGTACCGCATTTTACATACCCAATCAAGAAGATATAACACTTCCTCCTTTGATCGATGAATAGTATTAGCCTTTCCACTAACAAGTTCCAGGACAACAATTCCAAAACTATAAACATCTGCTTTGTCAGTCAAATAACCATTCATTGCATATTCAGGTGCCATATATCCActgcaaaattaaaatataccaTTATGAGAATTAGATGTCAACATATATATTTCTTAGCGGGTAAACAAAAACATTACTTTGTTACTCtacattttattttgataacaaatattttttatgcattCAAAGAAGAGAGTAAGAAATTGCAACTCACTATGTCCCAGCTATTCGAGTACTAATGTGAGTAGCATCCTCTTCATGGAGTTTGGCTAAACCAAAAtcagaaatttttggatttaaatttttgtcGAGCAACACATTAGTTGCCTTAATATCCCTATGAACAATTTTCAATCTtgattcctcatggagaaaagCCAAACCTCTAGCAATACCAACACAAATCTTCTGTCTCGTTGGccaattcaattttaattgattCTCTTTGTTCCCTttataaatgaacaaaaaaaaatacaaaaataagcATATATGTTGTTCatttaagaaaaatagaagtaaaaaataaaaaagcatatAATTAGGGAATCATTTACCGAATAATGCATATGCAAGGCTATTGTTTTCCATATATTCATATATCAACAATAATTGATCTCCCTCAACACAGCATCCATAAAGTTTAACAAGACAAGGGTGTTGTAATGCTGAGATCATTGCTATCTCATTGATGAACTCACGGTTTCCTTGCTTTGATTTAGATGAAAGTTGTTTGACTGCTATTATAGTGCCATTTGGTAAAATACCctacattaaatttttaaatgtagTTTTTAAACATGTGCAATGTTTTTAACATAATAATCAAGGATGATATATATAGTGGATAGTAAGAGAGAATACCTTATAAACAGGGCCAAAGCCTCCTTCACCAATTTTATTGGAGATATTAAAGTTGTTTGTTGCTGCCTTAATTTGATGCAAGGAAAATAGACCAGTTTGTAGATCTAAATTTCTTAGCTCTGCTTAAGAAGCAATTAACAAAGTGAGATGTATTATATGggaaaatttaaataacattaaaaggtttagataaaatAACTCTACTCTATTACCAAAATAAAAGGTGTgctgttttaattaattagagtTATATTATACACATAAGCCATAACTTTATTCGAACATTATTTGCAAGATTGTTGAATGATTACTCGTCTAGTTTGACTGGTTAACAAGCTTAGTTAGTTACAATTGTATATCAAGTTATTAGGTTTGTTATAGCAAACTCTTTACAAGTTCtgtttttttgttgttattattatttaaaaatattatttgtacactaaaatcagctactaaAAATAGTCgttatatatttatgtacaaatatatgtgttatttaatttatttttaatatgtattttatattagtaattaattttagtatacacataacataattaattattattagtggcCCATATAAGATTCACTTGAACTTTGTAATACactagtataaaaaatatgtaattaattattgttagatCTACTGAATTTGTCATTAATTACAGTAATAGCTAAAAGGATGACGAGTTTGTGGGGTTTAcctttgaaaaaaatatgaaagcCATTTTAATGTTTTGGCGCCCTAATTACTATGGAATTATTCCtaccaattatttaaaaaaaattatgtaatttttgaaaaaatgtgtaatattaattataatgaaaTGTATTCTTTTGAGTAAAAGAAAATCAACCTAATTAACTGTATAATTTTCTAccattaacaaaatattttctgtttttttaataaataggtatatgttttattttgagataaatattataaaatcaaaGGTGTGTCAAATATATATATGCCAAAAAAGATCCTTTTCGTTTTGGTAGATTAAGAAAGAAAAGACAGAAGAGCCAAATTCAATTTTGTAAATGGCAATTCTTGAACGTTTTAGTAAGCTAAGATTAACAATAATGATTACAATTAACAAGTTAACAATAGTAATATAATTGGTTCGTGGGTTTACCTTTTTCTAATGATGTTTTCTTTCTTAGACAACCTTTCCACCAAAGTAGACAAATAATTAGGATGATAACTATGACTGTTGGAGCAACAATTCCAGCCATTAGCCTTGTAGATATGTGATTGTGCTTAGGTAATGAGTCTGGGTGGTTATTAATAATAGTGAGATAGGATAATCATGTTTTATAGATATATTAAAAGGTGAATCAATCAAACTCttctaaattaaaacaattaataaaaCGATAAAATGAGAATTTAATCGCTCTAAATCAAAATTGTAAGAGTCAAACGTATAATAGAAATTACAGAGTTAATATATAATGGTTaacttcttattttattattttataaatattttaactttatttttttttaattctagcAAAGGATATACATAAAgttttattttacaaaaaagtGACAAAAAcacaagaataaataaaaaaaaaacacttctGGCTTGATAAAATACAACTTTTAAATGGTTTTtgctaattattaaaaatatagagaCAAAAACAATAGATAAGgatattttttttccataagCTCAGTTTGAAAATTATTcgaagatatatatatatgttgaagAACGACTAAAAGATTTAGATATAAAAGTGATATgagtaatatattttaatattataattttttgtattttttaaaattatagaaagtACATAAATTAGACtttcttttgtatttaaaaaattaaaaaaattggagtACACAAATCGACGGATTCAACCCAAAAATTGAACTGTCCAATTTCTATACCTCTTAAAAATTAGACGTTCGATTTTTGCTCCTGACACTACAATTACATAAAACACCTATATACTCCATAAATGCGTCCTAAACCATTTCTTCTTCTAAAAGTTTATAAGAGAATTATAAGAATTGTCAAACTGCCATACAGCTGAATCTAAAAGAGAAGATAAATTTACCAGAAGTGACAGAAATTGCTGATATAAGAGGGCCATATTGTGATCTATATGGAACACCAGTAGTACCTTTCCCTGCCCAATATAACCGGATCTCTAACTCATTGTTGCTCACGTAAGCActcaaattttgaatatttgCCTTTCCGATTCCTTTTGCTTCTTTTGCAATATTGAAATCCTTTAGAACACGCTCTCCCTGAAATTAATTTCGAATTTagagtaaaaattaaattaccatttattttatctatagCTAAATACAGATCTTCTGTATGTTAACATATTTGTAGCAACTGATTCTACATATTATCAAATATTCTTTataatatgatttgaaaaaacaaTGGAACTTGTCTGTTATGATACTACTTcaaccaattttttatttttcttgtgttgattgaggaagaaaacaaaattttttattttttaattataaaaattctgATGTTATGTTATGATATTATttctgttaaaaatttaaattaataaaaatacataagtaattaTATCTTTgacactatttttttatattgataattgtTAAAATCATTGTTCCTTGTCAACGaagaaatgaaaatgcataGAAAGAATCAAACAGATACATATAGGATGAATGTATATTAACTATTAAGATGAAAATGAAGCAGAGCTTAGAATTCTTGAGGTAGAGTTATTAGAGCTTAAAAGATGAGTCACTTTCTCATGGCTTATTATTACACATACACAAACTCTCTTATATAATAGTAGCTGTTCTCCTAGCTCCTTTTCTAACTAACTCAACTAACTGCTGAGCTGGCATCTAGGAGTAACTAACTTATACTACTTGTGTCATCAAAGAGTTATATTAGAAgatagattttaaaaaaaaacatgaagagaaatagaaatatattttttatcttaactttataattttatccttAAATATACTTATCAAACACATACAACTCAGATAGCTAACATAGCCTTTGTTTAATATCATCAAAATCTCAATATTAACAATCAATTAGTTGAATAAAAAGAGTAATATTAAGTAGCCAAAATATTAtggacaataaaaaatatataattaataatatttgtacTTATAAAAGAATGTGAATAATTTTTGTCTGTAATTATCTTTCCTCATCTAATTACactaaaagttaattttaaatttaatatgaattaaatcttaaaaattactctttcattattattacatttataattctataaattttttcctaaataaaaattttaaattttgatatttttaatcctaaaaaaatctcaaataaccttaatatattttataaaaaataaaacatcttATATTTAATTAGTCTCTATTTATTAAACACctccaaaattatttttaacctacaaaataacataataaataataaataataaattaacaccaatttattaattataaatattatgtgtttaaaattataataaaatttgataaatatttgtgttaaaaaataagaataaattattattccactttgaaaaatataaagaaaatattacGTAAGTGAGACAATAGATTAgtgattataaaaaattaattaaaaataatgacaattaaaatttaaattattctagCCTCTACAATATTACATAGGTacagtgaaaaaaattaattaacattaaTGATATTCAAAGtatattattatgattaatttttaatgcaataatatatataaaaattaaattataaaaaatttcattaatatataatatgttatattttaatagttaaaaatataatgNNNNNNNNNNNNNNNNNNNNNNNNNNNNNNNNNNNNNNNNNNNNNNNNNNNNNNNNNNNNNNNNNNNNNagagagtaaaataaaaaaatcaaaatataaaaaattatataaataaaattaaattaaaaaaaattttgactaatcatggcttaattattttgattcacAAACTTTATAATCAAATAAATACCTGAATGTATACATCAAATATACGCCTTCCTAGGCTCTTATATGTGGTGCCATTGATAAAAACGATCTCTGCAAAGTGGAGATTGACGGTGTAGTTTCCATTTGCCAGGCAAAAGCCATAGTAAGTCAAAGAAATGGGAGAACCACGTGCCTTTGTATAAAGATCAGCATCATCAACTATGTCAAGTTTGGTTTCATTTTCTTGGATAAGGTCGTACTGATGAACATTATCCATGAAATCAACACCAGTTGTACTAATTGCCCAATTTGATGATTCAGCTCTACTTTTCTTAAATGGCACTCCCTTATATGAATCACTCTCATATATTATCCTTCCTTTCTGTACATTACTATCTCCACCACAATTTATATGGAAAGAATAATAGTCTGCCAAATGAGAAACAAAAGTCTAAAATGAACTCATTTAActcatataatatattattttatctataattcacaatttaaatttACCTAAACAGTTAAATTAGTcactaacaaaaataactttaaaagaTAAAAGTGATCAATAAAACTCCGAAATAatctaaaaatatgataaaaataatgaaacatcatattttttataaataacaaaCCACTTGTctatttgatataatattttataaaaatatttgaaataactatttaaaaattaacaaaaaaaaagcacaaaatttggtctataatttttttattttttaaaattttggtcattcacaaaaaataagataaaataattttacttaatataaatttcaaattttaaagataaaaatattttatttttttagtaatactTGTAAAAGtctacataaaaaatttaatatttaaaattattttttaaaaatatatttaatatttgatttttttattacatttttaaatttttaaaaaaattaattatttttcgtatttttttatattttttactagTAACATAAACTATCAATCCTATTCTAGTAATTTATTATCCTCTAAATTCTCAAATTTAATTACATTAACTGCCATCCATACCGTTAATAGTCAAGtacacaataaataaataaacaaataaatcacATCAACTTACATTTTGGGCATATTCCTTTGCTTTGCCCACAAGAAAGAGGTCCTCTAAAGAAAAACAGG comes from the Arachis duranensis cultivar V14167 chromosome 7, aradu.V14167.gnm2.J7QH, whole genome shotgun sequence genome and includes:
- the LOC107459599 gene encoding probable leucine-rich repeat receptor-like serine/threonine-protein kinase At3g14840 — translated: MKMMITTSSKLFFFSSFLALCFMLCPTEAASRLPDTEVEALKQITKTLDWDLKNIDPCSVGGIISNPVRSTSEIINVSCDCSIANDNFCHIITIILSAQNLQGKLPPELVKLPYLQEINLTRNYLSGTIPREWGTMNLTKIALVANGLSGEIPKELANITTLKTLSLEFNNFYGNLSVLGSLPHLEILDLTSNNFTGELPETFSNLITLKELRLGDNQFSGKIPNFIQKWTGLENLVIQGSGFTGPIPSEISYLLNLEDLRISDLNGPQSKFPPLDNMTNLGVLDLSYNKLGGEIPESLTSLSSIKYIYLTGNILTGQVPADWTASIDLSYNNFTNSPQTVTCQTSSMNLFASFAKGNNTGPLSCGQSKGICPKYYYSFHINCGGDSNVQKGRIIYESDSYKGVPFKKSRAESSNWAISTTGVDFMDNVHQYDLIQENETKLDIVDDADLYTKARGSPISLTYYGFCLANGNYTVNLHFAEIVFINGTTYKSLGRRIFDVYIQGERVLKDFNIAKEAKGIGKANIQNLSAYVSNNELEIRLYWAGKGTTGVPYRSQYGPLISAISVTSDSLPKHNHISTRLMAGIVAPTVIVIILIICLLWWKGCLRKKTSLEKELRNLDLQTGLFSLHQIKAATNNFNISNKIGEGGFGPVYKGILPNGTIIAVKQLSSKSKQGNREFINEIAMISALQHPCLVKLYGCCVEGDQLLLIYEYMENNSLAYALFGNKENQLKLNWPTRQKICVGIARGLAFLHEESRLKIVHRDIKATNVLLDKNLNPKISDFGLAKLHEEDATHISTRIAGTYGYMAPEYAMNGYLTDKADVYSFGIVVLELVSGKANTIHRSKEEVLYLLDWAHLLKEKGMLMELVDRRLGSDFNEEEVMVMIQVALLCTNATANLRPSMSSVLSMLEGKIIVPEFVSDQSELMDEMKLEAMRQYYYQKEENKINEANNNVSHNVVEEQWIASSSSDLYPMHIDSSSYYWEQRN